A region of Nitrospira sp. DNA encodes the following proteins:
- a CDS encoding PAS domain S-box protein, translated as MPLSSPPPHDTPQMQVLRRELDHQVTARRQAETDIEHFFDLSLDMLCIANAEGYFIRLSPAFTRTLGWSLGELMSRPFLDFVHPDDRAITLLEVERQIGQGEPVLEFHNRYQHQDGSWRLLSWKSSPHPDGTLYAIARDVTDREQAAQALRRSNEELEHRVHERTAELQQRNRDLETLLYVSSHDLREPLRSISNFSQLVRERYGDRLDAKGIDYIDRVIRAAQRMDQLMEDLLTLSRAQRLEMPHEEVRGEDLIKAALTQLGETIQRTGARVLVAENFPSFRVNKTWVTQALYNLIANALKFHRAGQAPEIDLAPFRLLQDSQPHVGIVVRDRGIGVDPSQAQRIFQLFQRAVGREVSGTGAGLAIVQQVAQRHGGRAWVQPREGGGSEFVLLFGSQSTMDEPPAS; from the coding sequence ATGCCCCTCTCCTCCCCTCCCCCGCACGATACCCCGCAGATGCAGGTGCTCCGCCGTGAACTCGACCATCAAGTCACTGCGCGCCGGCAAGCCGAAACGGACATCGAGCACTTCTTCGATCTCTCGCTGGACATGCTCTGCATCGCCAATGCCGAAGGGTATTTCATCCGGCTGAGTCCGGCGTTCACACGCACGTTAGGCTGGAGCCTTGGGGAATTGATGAGTCGCCCGTTTCTCGATTTCGTGCACCCCGATGACCGGGCGATCACCCTGCTCGAGGTTGAGCGCCAGATCGGGCAAGGCGAGCCGGTCTTGGAGTTTCACAACCGCTATCAGCATCAGGATGGCTCCTGGCGATTGTTGTCCTGGAAATCCTCGCCGCATCCCGATGGGACCCTCTATGCCATCGCGCGCGACGTGACGGACCGCGAGCAAGCTGCACAGGCCTTACGCAGATCCAATGAGGAGCTGGAGCATCGCGTGCACGAGCGCACCGCTGAGCTGCAGCAACGGAATCGCGATCTGGAAACCCTGCTCTACGTCAGTTCACATGACCTGCGGGAACCCCTGCGATCGATCTCAAATTTTTCGCAACTGGTACGGGAGCGCTACGGCGACCGCCTGGATGCTAAAGGCATCGATTACATCGATCGTGTCATCCGTGCCGCGCAACGGATGGACCAACTAATGGAAGATCTCCTTACCCTATCGAGAGCACAGCGGTTGGAGATGCCCCACGAGGAGGTCCGCGGGGAAGACTTGATCAAGGCGGCCCTGACCCAATTGGGCGAGACGATCCAGCGCACCGGCGCCCGCGTCCTGGTGGCCGAGAATTTTCCCTCATTTCGTGTCAACAAAACTTGGGTCACGCAGGCGCTCTACAATTTGATCGCGAACGCGCTGAAATTTCATCGAGCCGGGCAGGCTCCCGAGATCGATCTGGCCCCGTTCCGGCTGCTACAGGACTCCCAACCCCACGTGGGGATTGTGGTGCGGGACCGCGGGATCGGCGTTGACCCGTCTCAGGCACAGCGGATTTTTCAATTGTTTCAGCGGGCGGTCGGACGCGAAGTGAGTGGGACCGGCGCTGGATTGGCCATCGTTCAACAGGTGGCGCAGCGGCACGGAGGGCGAGCGTGGGTGCAACCGAGAGAAGGCGGCGGATCTGAATTTGTGCTGCTGTTTGGGAGTCAATCCACCATGGACGAGCCGCCGGCGTCGTAA
- a CDS encoding glycosyltransferase family 2 protein, producing MPTPHFPTASQLAATRSSGRPLVSIVIPTYNRAPLLKTAIASALNQERAGDLFDVEVIVVDDCSPEDMSPIVAEFPGVHYIRLPENRGASGARNAGLKEARGKYVALLDDDDEFLTHKLMIQVPVLEANPDIGVVYGQSVVTGSDTPLILWPEWAPSGRVFEEFVTRTEDFLHPPTWLVRRELFEAAGWFNEQHRTMEHYDMALRLSMLTSWTFLSGGPVAHGRFSKKGKWYSNIVNGTNEDRLPRIVESALSRLPATPEAERIRRKARAAVCATIAGQRWWTGGGLEPTKQHLLASLRTSAWLLHEAPVMEWIQRIAGTLAGGSHQPVQAVRVFWEEIKQATSSAPEAHTIPMRGVLGDMLSSAAITMKQGSPRRAWMVGLGSIVHNPKSLKQPARLFHLYRALATHPAAPGPRLPVSPS from the coding sequence ATGCCGACACCTCATTTTCCTACAGCGTCGCAACTCGCGGCCACACGATCCTCCGGCCGTCCGCTTGTGAGCATCGTCATTCCGACCTATAACCGCGCGCCGTTACTCAAAACGGCCATCGCGTCGGCATTGAACCAGGAGCGAGCCGGGGACCTGTTCGATGTCGAAGTTATTGTCGTCGACGACTGTTCACCGGAAGATATGAGCCCGATCGTGGCTGAGTTTCCCGGCGTGCACTACATCCGTTTGCCGGAAAACCGCGGAGCATCGGGCGCCAGAAATGCCGGCCTCAAAGAGGCGAGGGGCAAGTATGTCGCCCTCTTGGATGATGACGACGAATTCCTCACCCATAAACTCATGATCCAAGTACCAGTCCTTGAGGCCAATCCGGACATAGGCGTGGTCTACGGGCAAAGTGTCGTGACCGGGAGTGACACGCCCCTCATCTTGTGGCCGGAATGGGCACCGTCAGGCCGGGTGTTTGAAGAGTTTGTGACGCGCACGGAAGACTTTCTTCACCCTCCCACGTGGCTCGTACGGCGGGAGCTCTTCGAAGCGGCGGGATGGTTCAATGAGCAACATCGAACCATGGAACACTACGATATGGCGCTCCGCTTATCGATGCTGACCTCCTGGACATTTCTCAGCGGCGGGCCTGTCGCGCATGGTCGCTTTTCCAAGAAGGGAAAGTGGTACAGCAATATCGTCAACGGCACCAATGAAGACCGTTTACCCCGGATCGTGGAGAGCGCCCTGTCACGATTACCCGCGACGCCTGAAGCCGAACGCATTCGCCGCAAAGCGCGAGCGGCAGTCTGTGCCACCATTGCCGGACAACGATGGTGGACCGGCGGGGGGCTGGAACCGACCAAACAGCATCTGCTGGCGTCGCTACGGACCTCAGCCTGGCTGCTGCATGAGGCCCCGGTGATGGAGTGGATTCAACGGATCGCAGGAACACTGGCGGGAGGATCTCATCAGCCCGTGCAAGCCGTGCGAGTCTTCTGGGAAGAAATCAAACAGGCCACGTCCAGCGCCCCGGAGGCTCACACCATTCCGATGCGCGGGGTGTTGGGCGACATGCTCTCGAGCGCGGCCATCACCATGAAGCAGGGATCACCACGGCGGGCCTGGATGGTGGGGCTCGGGTCCATCGTCCATAATCCCAAGTCCCTCAAACAACCGGCACGCCTGTTCCACCTGTATCGCGCGCTCGCCACGCATCCCGCGGCACCGGGGCCTCGGCTTCCGGTTTCTCCCTCGTAA
- a CDS encoding AraC family transcriptional regulator, translating into MDVLSEVLQAVKLDGAVFFHGEFSAPWCMREPDAETMASYLSAASKHVIIFHLLTDGQGHARLEGETRLLPLVAGDLVIVPHGHAHVMGNGPPVTPVDSSVQLQQVLSNGRMLSRYGGGGEMTKLICGYLTCERYLSQVLLAGLPPIVVLHIRDEPSGRWLEDSLLYSVRQTETTGPGGKAVLAKLSEVLFVEALRRYVAQLPATQTGWLAGVRNPEVGKALACLHRDPARPWTIATLADEVGLSRSVLAERFRHYLSDTPIGYLTRWRLQLAAQFLASTSKSVAEVAGEVGYESEPSFHRAFKRAFSLPPAQFRTRSRATAGKSD; encoded by the coding sequence ATGGATGTCCTCTCAGAGGTCTTGCAGGCCGTGAAGCTCGACGGGGCCGTCTTCTTCCACGGAGAATTTTCTGCGCCCTGGTGCATGCGCGAGCCTGATGCCGAGACGATGGCCTCCTACCTATCCGCCGCGTCCAAACACGTCATTATTTTTCATCTCCTGACGGACGGACAGGGCCATGCCCGTCTTGAGGGCGAGACGCGTCTCCTGCCGCTGGTCGCGGGAGATCTCGTCATCGTTCCTCACGGCCATGCGCATGTGATGGGAAACGGCCCACCGGTGACCCCGGTGGACAGCTCCGTGCAACTTCAACAGGTGTTGAGCAACGGCCGCATGTTGTCCCGATATGGCGGTGGCGGCGAGATGACAAAACTGATCTGTGGATACCTGACGTGCGAGCGTTACCTTAGCCAGGTGCTGCTTGCAGGACTGCCGCCGATCGTGGTTCTGCACATTCGCGACGAACCGTCCGGCCGCTGGCTGGAAGACTCTCTCCTCTATTCGGTCCGACAGACCGAGACCACTGGCCCAGGCGGAAAGGCGGTGCTTGCGAAGCTATCGGAAGTGTTATTCGTGGAAGCGTTGCGGCGCTATGTGGCGCAATTGCCGGCCACGCAGACGGGATGGTTGGCCGGCGTACGAAACCCTGAAGTGGGGAAAGCCCTGGCCTGTCTGCATCGAGATCCGGCAAGACCCTGGACCATCGCCACACTGGCGGACGAAGTCGGGCTCTCCCGCTCGGTGCTCGCAGAACGATTCCGACACTACCTGTCGGATACTCCCATCGGATATCTCACACGCTGGCGACTGCAATTGGCGGCCCAATTCTTAGCCTCGACATCCAAAAGTGTCGCCGAAGTGGCGGGAGAGGTCGGCTACGAATCTGAACCCTCGTTTCACCGCGCGTTCAAACGAGCATTTAGTCTCCCACCCGCGCAATTTCGTACCCGCTCGCGAGCGACGGCCGGCAAATCCGACTAG
- a CDS encoding carboxymuconolactone decarboxylase family protein, which produces MPQTITTPGREQAVGLYDKTNLSKMKDLASLAPEAMHAFVAFDKAALAEGAIPRRYKELIALGIAFTTQCPYCIDIHANSARELGVSDNEIAEVVLVAAALRAGGAVTHGTHALK; this is translated from the coding sequence ATGCCGCAGACCATCACTACCCCTGGCCGAGAACAGGCTGTTGGATTGTACGACAAGACCAATCTGAGCAAAATGAAAGATCTCGCCTCGTTGGCGCCGGAAGCGATGCATGCGTTTGTCGCGTTCGATAAGGCGGCGCTGGCCGAGGGAGCGATTCCCAGAAGGTACAAGGAATTGATTGCGCTGGGCATCGCGTTCACGACGCAATGCCCCTACTGCATCGATATTCATGCGAACAGTGCGCGCGAACTGGGCGTATCGGACAACGAGATTGCCGAAGTGGTGCTGGTGGCCGCCGCCTTACGCGCGGGCGGCGCCGTGACCCATGGAACACATGCGTTGAAGTGA
- a CDS encoding class I SAM-dependent methyltransferase → MSTFSFLILGLLITILAALAYLIGKVRRLSRFLLREVQEDLPRFVKGEIENCYQQAEALAAVLIELRLPASLPPTRNWAASPDLLRELMRHVLRNHPRTIVECGSGVSTIVLARCLDILGTGHLYSLEHLPDQADKTRQELARQGLDGRATVLTAPLCAHAIAGERFDWYGSDELPSCSYDMLVIDGPPATTGPMARYPAGPLLFGRLSPQAAVFLDDSNREQEQAILTRWKKEFPHLRQETRFCEKGCVILWNGRAT, encoded by the coding sequence ATGAGCACGTTTAGTTTTCTCATACTTGGTCTGTTGATCACGATCCTCGCCGCCCTCGCCTATCTCATCGGCAAAGTTCGTCGGCTCTCGCGGTTTCTCCTGCGCGAAGTTCAGGAGGATCTGCCGCGCTTTGTAAAAGGCGAGATCGAGAATTGCTACCAGCAGGCTGAAGCGCTGGCCGCAGTGTTAATCGAGCTGAGGCTTCCCGCAAGCTTGCCGCCGACCCGCAATTGGGCTGCGTCGCCAGATCTGCTGCGCGAACTCATGCGGCATGTCCTCCGGAATCATCCACGCACGATTGTCGAATGCGGCAGTGGAGTCTCCACCATTGTCCTCGCTCGTTGCCTTGACATCCTCGGCACAGGCCATCTCTACAGCCTCGAGCATCTTCCCGACCAGGCGGACAAAACCAGACAGGAACTCGCACGGCAGGGCCTTGACGGGAGGGCCACGGTCCTGACCGCTCCGTTGTGTGCCCATGCCATAGCCGGCGAGCGATTTGACTGGTATGGGAGCGACGAACTGCCATCCTGCTCCTATGACATGCTGGTGATCGACGGTCCTCCCGCGACAACTGGTCCGATGGCTCGCTATCCCGCCGGGCCGTTGTTGTTCGGCCGGCTCAGTCCACAAGCGGCCGTATTTCTCGATGACAGCAACCGGGAACAAGAACAGGCCATCCTGACTCGATGGAAGAAGGAGTTTCCCCATCTACGACAAGAAACGCGTTTCTGCGAGAAAGGCTGTGTCATCTTGTGGAACGGGCGGGCAACGTAA
- a CDS encoding antibiotic biosynthesis monooxygenase — translation MPYVLILHEVEAYTAWKAIFDRAADLRKRAGELRYQLLRHDHDANAIVHFSEWSSLDQARRFFESPELVDIRKQAGVKAPDFLYLQEIECGVL, via the coding sequence ATGCCCTATGTGTTGATCCTTCATGAAGTCGAAGCCTACACGGCGTGGAAAGCGATCTTCGACCGGGCGGCCGATCTCAGAAAGCGCGCAGGCGAACTTCGCTACCAGCTCCTCCGTCACGACCACGACGCCAATGCGATCGTGCATTTCTCCGAATGGTCGTCGCTGGACCAGGCGCGTCGGTTCTTCGAGTCGCCGGAGTTGGTGGACATCCGGAAACAGGCCGGCGTGAAAGCCCCAGACTTTCTGTATTTGCAGGAGATTGAATGCGGGGTGCTGTAA
- a CDS encoding class I SAM-dependent methyltransferase, whose translation MTTSTMMTDMDVLKQKLRHIWTAGDYDRFSRYLEGGAREFYERLPVAPGARLLDVGCGSGQLALIAAKDGLEVTGVDIAPNWVERARARAQAEGLRATFDQGDAEALPYVDSSFDLVVSLLGAMFAPRPELVARELLRVCVPGGAVAMANWTPQGFVGQMFKTVAKFIAPSGMPSPVLWGEEATVRERLGLGLSSLNLTRRIYRLDYPFPPAEVVDFFRGYYGPINRAFASLDDSGRERLKGELEQLWSHHNRAQDGATLVEAEYLEIIGTRA comes from the coding sequence ATGACCACCAGCACGATGATGACCGATATGGATGTATTGAAGCAGAAGCTGCGGCACATCTGGACCGCGGGGGACTACGATCGGTTCTCGCGTTACCTGGAAGGAGGCGCGAGAGAGTTCTACGAACGGCTGCCGGTCGCCCCGGGCGCCAGACTGCTCGATGTGGGGTGCGGCTCCGGGCAATTGGCACTGATCGCCGCCAAGGACGGGCTGGAGGTCACCGGCGTGGATATCGCGCCAAACTGGGTGGAGCGGGCGCGAGCGCGGGCACAGGCCGAAGGCCTGCGGGCGACGTTTGACCAGGGCGATGCGGAAGCCCTGCCCTATGTCGATAGTTCGTTTGATCTGGTGGTGAGCCTGCTGGGCGCCATGTTTGCGCCGCGCCCCGAGTTAGTGGCCCGAGAACTGTTACGCGTGTGTGTGCCGGGCGGCGCCGTGGCGATGGCGAATTGGACGCCACAAGGATTTGTCGGGCAGATGTTCAAGACCGTTGCCAAGTTCATCGCGCCCTCAGGAATGCCCTCGCCGGTGTTGTGGGGAGAGGAGGCGACCGTCCGCGAACGATTGGGCTTGGGCCTCTCCTCGTTAAACCTGACGCGGCGGATCTATCGGCTCGACTATCCGTTCCCGCCCGCCGAGGTCGTAGATTTCTTCCGCGGATACTATGGTCCGATCAATCGCGCGTTTGCCTCGCTGGATGACAGCGGCAGGGAGCGCCTCAAGGGGGAATTGGAGCAGCTTTGGTCCCACCACAACCGGGCGCAGGATGGTGCCACACTCGTCGAGGCGGAATATCTGGAGATCATCGGCACGCGAGCGTAG
- a CDS encoding threonine ammonia-lyase yields MVTVESIAAAATRIAPSIYESPLVHSRTLSRLTGNTIFLKLENLQMTGSFKERGALNRILMMTEEERGRGVIAASAGNHAQGVAYHAVQRHIPVQIWMPRSTPLVKLSATRNHGADVVLHGENYDEACRSAMERSQERHATFIHPFDDDEVIAGQGTLGLELLRQNPNLDVIVVPVGGGGLIGGVGCAVKEQASKVEIVGVQTARLPSMTAALQSSLPVELPASPTLADGIAVRTAGSRTLPLVQRYVDQMVTVDEDEIAAAILTLLEGEKTVAEGAGAVALAALLQGKTGHSGKNIAVLVSGGNLDVNLLARIIERGLVRDGRRLRLRVLLPDYPGSLEGLTSVIAKASANIVETSYNRAHYGVGLNEAALDVTMETRGRDHASELLAALTGSRYEFSVIE; encoded by the coding sequence ATGGTAACAGTGGAGTCGATCGCCGCCGCGGCCACGCGCATCGCACCGTCAATCTATGAATCCCCCTTGGTTCATTCCAGGACCTTGTCCCGGCTCACCGGCAACACGATCTTTCTCAAGCTCGAAAACCTGCAGATGACAGGGTCGTTCAAGGAACGGGGCGCCCTCAACCGGATTCTCATGATGACCGAGGAGGAGCGAGGCCGCGGCGTCATTGCGGCCTCGGCCGGCAACCACGCGCAGGGTGTGGCCTATCATGCGGTGCAACGACACATTCCCGTCCAGATTTGGATGCCGCGGTCGACGCCCCTGGTGAAGCTCTCGGCGACACGCAATCACGGCGCGGATGTCGTGCTGCACGGAGAAAATTACGATGAGGCCTGTCGGTCGGCGATGGAGCGAAGTCAGGAGCGGCACGCCACCTTCATTCATCCCTTCGATGACGACGAGGTGATCGCGGGGCAGGGGACCCTCGGCTTGGAACTGTTACGGCAGAATCCAAACTTGGATGTGATCGTTGTGCCGGTCGGAGGCGGAGGGCTGATCGGCGGCGTCGGCTGCGCGGTGAAAGAACAGGCGAGCAAGGTGGAAATCGTGGGTGTGCAAACGGCCCGCCTGCCGTCAATGACGGCTGCGCTCCAGAGCAGCCTGCCGGTGGAATTGCCGGCCAGCCCGACCTTGGCGGACGGCATCGCGGTGAGAACAGCCGGCTCCCGCACGCTGCCGCTGGTGCAACGCTACGTCGACCAGATGGTCACGGTCGATGAAGACGAAATTGCCGCCGCGATTCTGACGCTGCTCGAAGGAGAAAAGACCGTTGCGGAGGGGGCAGGGGCCGTGGCGTTGGCGGCGTTGCTGCAGGGCAAGACTGGGCACAGTGGAAAAAATATCGCCGTGCTCGTGTCCGGGGGGAATCTGGATGTAAATCTACTGGCCCGCATCATCGAACGAGGGCTGGTCAGAGATGGAAGGCGGTTGCGGCTGCGCGTGCTGCTGCCGGACTATCCCGGCTCGCTGGAAGGACTCACCTCGGTCATCGCCAAGGCCAGCGCCAACATCGTGGAGACGTCGTACAACCGTGCCCACTATGGCGTCGGGCTGAACGAAGCGGCCTTGGATGTAACGATGGAAACGCGCGGCCGGGACCATGCGTCGGAGCTACTGGCGGCGTTGACCGGTTCCCGCTACGAATTCAGCGTGATCGAATAG
- the pyk gene encoding pyruvate kinase: MQKTRIICTIGPATESYEMLQKLYDAGMSIARLNMSHGDHESHAKVIQHIKTLNRKVKFPIPILLDTQGPEIRTGDLSNELDLRQGDIVSVTTRGPLNVEESSIHINYADLLEAVNVGDRITVDNGLINFEVLEKHERHMRCRVLDGGLLKSKRHVNLPGVRVNLPAITPKDTKDILFGLERDVDFIALSFVREAEDIQQLKALMGDKVGRVKIIAKIEDQEGVKNLESIIKESDGIMVARGDLGVEINLEDLPNVQRTIVRLCAEYGKRVIVATHLLESMIHHPHPTRAEVTDVANAIYEEADAVMLSGETTVGKYPVKCVEYLRRIALKSETIPGLQFAKRLRDVGNKQQLAAAAVQLAEGVKAKGIVVITRRGIMADLVANCRPFATNIYAFTNMSQPRRTMLLNRGVFPFKIDFSSEPEKTLQTAFRILKDRERFQAGDKVVIISDVLAQQRVDSIQIRDVPSDDLPAEA, encoded by the coding sequence ATGCAAAAGACCCGCATCATCTGCACCATCGGACCTGCGACCGAGTCCTACGAGATGCTGCAGAAGCTCTATGACGCCGGCATGAGTATCGCCCGCCTGAATATGTCCCACGGCGACCACGAGTCCCACGCCAAAGTGATCCAGCACATCAAGACCCTGAACAGGAAAGTGAAGTTTCCCATCCCCATTCTCCTGGATACGCAAGGCCCGGAGATCCGCACCGGAGATCTCTCCAACGAATTGGATTTGCGGCAAGGCGACATCGTCTCCGTCACCACGCGCGGCCCGTTGAACGTCGAGGAAAGCTCCATTCACATCAACTATGCCGACCTGCTCGAGGCCGTCAACGTGGGTGACCGGATCACCGTGGACAACGGACTGATCAATTTCGAGGTCCTGGAGAAGCATGAACGCCACATGCGATGCCGCGTGTTGGACGGAGGGCTGCTGAAGAGCAAACGCCACGTGAATCTCCCGGGCGTGCGCGTCAACCTTCCGGCGATCACCCCAAAAGACACGAAGGATATTCTGTTCGGCCTGGAACGGGATGTGGACTTCATCGCGCTATCATTCGTGCGCGAAGCCGAGGATATCCAGCAACTGAAAGCGCTCATGGGCGACAAGGTCGGGCGGGTGAAGATCATCGCCAAGATCGAGGATCAGGAAGGGGTCAAGAATCTCGAGTCCATCATCAAGGAATCAGACGGCATCATGGTGGCACGCGGAGATCTCGGCGTGGAGATCAATCTGGAAGATTTGCCCAACGTGCAACGCACGATCGTGCGACTTTGCGCCGAGTACGGCAAACGCGTGATCGTGGCGACACACCTCCTCGAATCCATGATCCACCATCCGCATCCCACCAGGGCCGAGGTCACCGATGTGGCCAACGCAATCTACGAAGAGGCCGATGCCGTGATGCTCTCCGGCGAAACGACCGTGGGAAAATACCCGGTGAAGTGTGTCGAATACCTCCGCAGGATTGCGCTCAAGTCTGAAACGATCCCGGGATTGCAGTTTGCCAAACGGTTGCGCGATGTCGGCAATAAACAGCAGCTGGCGGCAGCGGCCGTGCAGCTGGCAGAGGGGGTGAAGGCCAAAGGCATCGTCGTGATTACCCGACGCGGGATCATGGCCGATCTCGTCGCCAACTGCCGACCCTTCGCCACGAACATCTATGCCTTTACGAACATGAGCCAGCCCCGTCGGACGATGTTGCTGAATCGCGGCGTCTTTCCCTTTAAAATCGATTTCAGTTCGGAACCTGAAAAAACGCTTCAAACGGCATTCCGAATTCTCAAGGATCGCGAACGATTTCAGGCCGGAGACAAGGTCGTCATTATCTCAGACGTGTTGGCGCAACAACGGGTGGACTCGATTCAGATTCGCGACGTGCCGTCGGACGACCTTCCGGCGGAAGCGTGA
- a CDS encoding SRPBCC family protein produces MPGNTIRLHRVLRGTPERIYRAFLDADAKAKWLPPHGFTGKVHHLEAKVGGTYKMSFTNFTTGKSHSFGGTYLELVPHERIRYSDRFDDPNLPGEMQVTVTLKRVFCGTEMHIVQEGVPEVIPLEACYLGWQESLVLLAQLVDPEIQE; encoded by the coding sequence ATGCCCGGCAATACCATACGACTGCATCGCGTGCTTCGTGGAACACCCGAGCGGATCTATCGCGCATTCTTAGATGCCGACGCGAAGGCCAAATGGTTGCCCCCGCACGGCTTCACCGGAAAGGTGCATCACCTGGAAGCCAAGGTAGGGGGAACGTATAAAATGTCCTTCACGAACTTTACGACCGGCAAGAGCCATTCATTCGGCGGGACCTATCTGGAGCTCGTGCCACACGAGCGCATCCGGTACTCGGATCGATTCGACGATCCGAATCTTCCCGGAGAGATGCAGGTCACGGTCACGCTGAAACGCGTCTTCTGTGGAACGGAGATGCATATCGTGCAGGAGGGGGTACCCGAAGTGATTCCGCTCGAGGCCTGCTATCTCGGCTGGCAGGAATCGCTGGTACTCTTGGCCCAGCTCGTCGATCCGGAGATTCAGGAGTAG
- a CDS encoding carbonic anhydrase encodes MSHYLKLSLCLNLILLGFILTGYVGPSVKTTFMPDIEAPVIGNHTRIHPLGIVIGSVTLGDRVFVAPAASVRGDEGRHIHIGNDSNVQDGVVVHGLETFEGDHELPENEVEVEGKPYSVYIGDRVSLAHQSQVHGPAKVGNDTFVGMQALVFRAELGNRVVVEPGAKIIGVKVPSGRYVPALSVVTTQDVADNLPLITDRYPYRNLNDGVVRVNVQLAEARQPQPIAR; translated from the coding sequence ATGTCGCACTACCTGAAGTTGTCCCTCTGCCTGAACCTGATCCTACTCGGTTTCATCCTCACCGGCTATGTCGGTCCCAGCGTCAAGACGACCTTCATGCCCGATATCGAAGCGCCGGTGATCGGGAATCACACCAGGATTCATCCCCTCGGCATTGTCATCGGGTCGGTCACCCTCGGCGATCGCGTGTTTGTCGCGCCTGCCGCGTCGGTTCGGGGTGATGAAGGGCGGCACATCCATATCGGCAACGATAGCAATGTGCAGGACGGAGTCGTAGTCCACGGCCTCGAGACCTTCGAAGGCGACCATGAACTTCCTGAGAACGAAGTCGAGGTGGAGGGCAAACCCTATTCGGTGTACATCGGCGATCGCGTGTCGCTGGCCCACCAATCGCAGGTCCACGGACCGGCCAAGGTCGGCAACGACACCTTTGTCGGGATGCAGGCGCTGGTCTTTCGCGCCGAGTTGGGCAATCGTGTCGTCGTTGAACCAGGCGCCAAAATTATCGGAGTCAAGGTGCCTTCGGGACGGTACGTGCCGGCGCTTTCGGTGGTGACGACCCAGGATGTCGCCGACAACCTGCCGCTGATCACGGATCGTTATCCCTATCGCAACCTGAATGACGGCGTGGTCCGCGTCAATGTCCAATTGGCTGAAGCCAGGCAACCGCAACCGATCGCTCGCTAG
- a CDS encoding DUF1353 domain-containing protein: protein MRGFNSDLASIPRLLWAIVSSFELSLIAPIMHDLLYRCGGQVVLPHGEVAPADRRFGRKDADDLFLELMTRAEIVYWKRRVAYLAVRAFGQSSWQEPEGR, encoded by the coding sequence ATGCGCGGGTTCAACAGTGATCTGGCCAGTATTCCGCGTCTCCTCTGGGCCATCGTCTCCTCATTCGAACTCTCGCTGATTGCGCCGATCATGCACGACTTGCTGTATCGATGTGGAGGACAGGTAGTGTTGCCTCACGGTGAGGTCGCGCCGGCCGACAGACGATTCGGGCGGAAAGACGCCGATGATCTGTTCCTGGAGTTGATGACGAGGGCGGAGATTGTCTATTGGAAACGCAGAGTGGCGTACCTGGCCGTACGGGCGTTTGGCCAGTCATCCTGGCAAGAGCCTGAGGGAAGGTAG
- a CDS encoding MBL fold metallo-hydrolase codes for MATSQPYIVTVLLDVNETQDVDDRAESRTYLVADRQSSQAVIIDAVIENVERDVTLLKELGLTLLYAVETHVHADHITGASLLKDRTGAQIVYGGGAERSVTGADLFLHDGQKLRLGASAITALATPGHTDGCTSYVLPGTVFTGDALFIRGNGRTDLQGGSAATLFESVRHKLFALPDDTVVYPGHDYQGRIASTIGEEKRFNERLNLSIDKERFVEIMGKRNQPRPAKIDIAVPANQRAGRIA; via the coding sequence ATGGCAACAAGCCAGCCCTACATCGTGACTGTTCTGTTAGACGTGAACGAGACCCAAGACGTGGATGACCGGGCGGAAAGCCGCACCTACCTCGTCGCGGACCGGCAGTCGAGCCAGGCGGTCATCATCGATGCGGTGATCGAGAACGTCGAACGCGACGTGACACTTCTAAAAGAGCTCGGCTTGACCCTGCTGTATGCCGTCGAAACGCATGTACATGCCGACCACATCACCGGGGCCTCCCTCCTTAAGGATCGTACCGGCGCACAAATCGTCTACGGCGGCGGGGCGGAACGATCGGTCACCGGCGCCGATCTATTTCTTCATGACGGGCAGAAGCTTCGGCTCGGCGCCAGCGCAATCACGGCACTGGCAACACCAGGCCACACGGACGGGTGCACGAGCTATGTCTTGCCGGGAACGGTGTTCACGGGCGATGCATTGTTTATCCGGGGCAACGGCAGGACGGATCTCCAAGGCGGCTCCGCGGCCACGCTTTTCGAGTCGGTGCGGCACAAGCTGTTCGCCCTGCCGGATGACACGGTGGTCTATCCGGGCCACGACTATCAGGGCCGAATTGCTTCTACCATCGGCGAAGAAAAGCGGTTCAATGAACGGCTCAATCTCTCGATCGACAAAGAGCGCTTCGTGGAGATCATGGGCAAACGCAACCAGCCTCGGCCCGCTAAAATCGACATCGCCGTACCTGCCAATCAGCGCGCCGGCCGCATCGCATGA